Proteins encoded together in one Otariodibacter oris window:
- the ftsE gene encoding cell division ATP-binding protein FtsE, whose amino-acid sequence MITFTDVSKAYKGGGKPALQGISFHLPKGEMAYITGHSGAGKTTLLKLIMGIERANGGQVIFNGHDITRLAEHELPFLRRHIGMVHQNYSLLTDRSILDNVALPLIIMGLNRTTVEREARMALARVGLENKANFRPLHLSGGEQQRVDIARAIVHRPQLLLADEPTGNLDDKLSFEIFRLFEEFNQTGTTVLVATHDTNIIAQRPKPCLVLEEGHLKG is encoded by the coding sequence ATGATCACATTTACCGATGTAAGTAAAGCCTATAAAGGCGGAGGAAAACCCGCATTACAAGGGATCAGCTTTCACTTACCAAAAGGTGAAATGGCATATATTACGGGACATTCAGGAGCAGGCAAAACGACTCTACTCAAACTGATTATGGGGATAGAACGTGCCAATGGTGGACAAGTTATCTTTAATGGACATGACATTACTCGTTTAGCTGAACATGAATTACCCTTCCTACGCCGTCATATTGGGATGGTACATCAAAATTATAGCTTACTCACGGATCGTTCTATTTTAGACAATGTCGCATTACCGCTAATCATCATGGGCCTAAACCGAACTACCGTAGAAAGAGAAGCAAGAATGGCTTTGGCTCGAGTAGGTCTAGAGAATAAAGCAAATTTCCGCCCTCTGCATCTATCTGGTGGAGAACAACAACGAGTAGATATTGCTCGAGCCATTGTTCATCGCCCACAGCTATTACTTGCTGATGAACCTACTGGAAATTTAGATGATAAACTTTCCTTTGAAATTTTCCGTTTATTTGAAGAATTTAATCAAACAGGTACAACTGTTTTAGTTGCTACCCATGATACGAATATTATCGCACAACGCCCTAAACCTTGTTTAGTCTTAGAAGAAGGTCACTTAAAAGGTTAA
- the ftsY gene encoding signal recognition particle-docking protein FtsY, protein MAENKKKKGFWSWLGLGEKEEKVEESTTTTAEEEQQVPTSQRDTELVTETAEELAPIDEKDENQSSAITENQSVEHIESSTSQQPAEEQIEILTEETTELTTITTPENDDVHEEQNEVVDIQPSVEIEQSSTESIESTTDDEYQEKPTSEGGFFSRLIKGLIKTKENIGSGFRNFFRGKKIDDELFEELEEQLLIADLGMPTTTKIINNLTQHASKKQLQDAELLYQQLKIELANVLTPVAEPLVITDKKPYVILMVGVNGVGKTTTIGKLARKFQAEGKSVMLAAGDTFRAAAVEQLQVWGERNHIPVVAQSTGSDSASVIFDAMQSAAAKGIDVLIADTAGRLQNKNNLMDELKKIVRVMKKYDETAPHEIMLTLDAGTGQNAISQAKLFNEAVGLTGITLTKLDGTAKGGVIFAIADQFKLPIRFIGVGEKIEDLRQFDANEFIEALFSHEDEK, encoded by the coding sequence ATGGCAGAAAATAAAAAGAAAAAAGGATTTTGGTCTTGGTTGGGCTTGGGGGAAAAAGAAGAAAAAGTAGAGGAATCAACCACTACAACAGCAGAGGAGGAACAACAAGTTCCAACCTCTCAACGAGATACAGAATTAGTTACCGAAACTGCCGAAGAATTGGCTCCTATTGATGAAAAAGATGAAAATCAAAGTAGTGCAATTACAGAAAATCAATCTGTAGAGCATATTGAATCATCCACGTCACAGCAACCTGCTGAAGAACAGATTGAAATTCTTACAGAGGAAACTACCGAATTAACTACTATTACTACACCAGAAAATGATGATGTTCACGAAGAACAAAATGAAGTGGTCGATATTCAACCTTCTGTCGAAATAGAACAATCCTCGACTGAATCTATAGAATCAACCACAGATGATGAATACCAAGAAAAACCAACCAGTGAAGGTGGATTTTTCAGCCGATTAATCAAAGGATTAATCAAAACCAAAGAAAATATTGGTTCAGGATTCCGTAATTTCTTCCGTGGTAAGAAAATTGATGATGAATTATTTGAAGAATTAGAAGAACAACTTTTAATTGCTGATTTAGGTATGCCGACAACCACAAAAATTATTAATAACCTCACTCAACATGCCTCTAAAAAGCAATTACAAGATGCTGAATTATTATATCAACAATTAAAAATTGAACTAGCAAATGTGCTTACTCCTGTTGCAGAACCATTAGTCATTACCGATAAAAAACCTTATGTCATTTTGATGGTTGGGGTAAATGGCGTAGGTAAAACAACCACGATTGGTAAGCTCGCACGTAAATTCCAAGCAGAAGGAAAATCAGTCATGTTAGCAGCTGGTGATACTTTCCGAGCTGCTGCGGTGGAACAGTTACAAGTATGGGGTGAGCGTAATCACATTCCTGTCGTGGCACAAAGCACGGGGTCAGATTCTGCCTCAGTGATTTTCGATGCAATGCAATCTGCCGCGGCAAAAGGGATTGATGTGCTAATTGCTGATACCGCAGGACGTTTACAAAATAAAAATAATTTAATGGATGAATTGAAGAAAATTGTCCGTGTTATGAAAAAATACGATGAAACTGCTCCCCATGAAATTATGTTAACCTTGGATGCAGGAACAGGACAAAATGCGATTAGCCAAGCGAAACTCTTTAATGAAGCCGTTGGACTGACTGGGATTACCCTAACTAAATTAGATGGTACAGCCAAAGGTGGTGTTATTTTTGCTATCGCTGATCAATTTAAACTCCCAATTCGTTTTATTGGTGTCGGTGAAAAAATTGAAGATTTACGTCAATTTGATGCCAATGAATTTATCGAAGCACTATTTAGTCATGAGGATGAAAAATAA
- the rsmD gene encoding 16S rRNA (guanine(966)-N(2))-methyltransferase RsmD — MKKVRISKQNSSMGEVRVIAGLWRGRKLPVLNAEGLRPTTDRMKETLFNWLMSDIPHSRCLDCFAGSGSLGIEALSRQAQAVTFLEKFVGAANQLKKNLVSLKTENGRVIHTDSLQFLAQKNSEDPFDIIFVDPPFHFGFVPQVLDRLEKYNWLAENALIYVETEKEHPPLSLPNNWRIIKEKVTGQVLSRLILVE, encoded by the coding sequence ATGAAAAAAGTAAGGATTTCTAAACAAAATTCATCAATGGGTGAAGTGCGTGTGATTGCAGGGTTATGGCGAGGTCGTAAATTACCTGTATTAAATGCAGAAGGATTACGCCCAACCACAGATAGAATGAAAGAAACCTTATTTAATTGGTTAATGAGCGATATTCCTCACTCTCGTTGTTTAGATTGCTTTGCTGGCAGTGGTTCACTTGGTATTGAAGCCTTGTCTCGTCAGGCGCAAGCGGTCACTTTCTTAGAAAAATTTGTAGGTGCTGCGAATCAATTAAAAAAGAATCTAGTGAGTCTAAAAACAGAGAATGGGCGAGTAATTCACACCGATAGCCTACAATTTCTTGCACAAAAAAATAGTGAAGATCCTTTTGATATCATTTTTGTGGATCCCCCGTTTCATTTTGGATTTGTTCCACAAGTATTGGATCGCTTAGAAAAGTATAATTGGCTTGCAGAAAATGCGTTGATCTATGTGGAAACAGAAAAGGAACATCCTCCTTTGAGTTTACCTAATAATTGGCGAATTATTAAAGAAAAGGTAACAGGGCAAGTTTTATCGCGATTGATTTTAGTTGAATAA
- the nagB gene encoding glucosamine-6-phosphate deaminase — MRLVPLDSAEQVSQWSARYIVDKINAFKPTADKPFVLGLPTGGTPQKTYQELIRLHKAGEVSFKHVVTFNMDEYLGLPKEHPESYHTFMHENLFNHIDIPAENINLLDGMTDDVDAECERYEAKIRSYGKIHLFMGGVGVDGHIAFNEPASSLSSRTRIKTLTEDTLIANSRFFNNDVNQVPKFALTVGVGTLLDAEEVLILVTGYNKALALQACVEGPVNHMWTISALQMHRRAVVVCDEPATQELKVKTVKYFKQLEQNVAR; from the coding sequence ATGCGTTTAGTTCCTTTAGATTCTGCCGAGCAAGTAAGTCAATGGTCTGCTCGTTATATTGTTGATAAAATCAATGCTTTTAAACCAACTGCAGATAAACCTTTTGTATTAGGATTACCAACAGGTGGTACACCTCAAAAGACTTATCAAGAATTAATTAGATTGCATAAAGCGGGCGAAGTCAGTTTTAAACACGTTGTGACTTTCAATATGGATGAATATTTAGGTTTACCGAAAGAGCATCCTGAAAGTTATCATACATTTATGCATGAAAATTTATTTAATCACATTGATATTCCAGCGGAGAATATTAATTTACTTGATGGAATGACCGATGATGTTGATGCTGAATGCGAACGTTATGAAGCAAAAATTCGCTCTTATGGCAAAATTCATTTATTTATGGGTGGAGTAGGTGTTGATGGACATATCGCATTTAATGAGCCCGCCTCTTCACTTAGCTCACGTACACGTATCAAAACATTAACGGAAGATACGCTAATCGCAAATTCCCGTTTCTTCAATAATGATGTTAATCAAGTGCCAAAATTCGCATTAACAGTCGGTGTGGGTACATTATTAGATGCGGAAGAAGTGCTTATTTTAGTAACAGGTTATAACAAAGCATTAGCTCTACAAGCTTGTGTTGAAGGTCCAGTAAATCATATGTGGACAATTAGTGCGTTACAAATGCATAGAAGAGCAGTAGTTGTATGTGATGAACCTGCTACACAAGAGCTTAAAGTAAAAACAGTGAAATACTTTAAACAGTTAGAGCAAAATGTAGCTCGTTAG
- the nagA gene encoding N-acetylglucosamine-6-phosphate deacetylase has translation MNHYALTNSVIYTEDDVLYQHAVIVKDDKIEAIVLEKDLDSSLPTVDLKGANLTAGFIDLQLNGCGGVMFNEDISVRTLEIMQETNLKSGTTSYLPTFITSPDEDMKQAIQVMRDYLAKYKNQALGLHLEGPYLSVKKKGVHRPEFIREASDEMIDYLCKNGDVITKLTLAAENKTADHISKFVDAGIIVSIGHTNATYEEAMQRFKEGASFATHLHNAMSPVSSGRDPGVVGAVLDSDVYTGIIADGHHIAWSNIRLAKKVKGEKLVLVTDAVAPAGANIDSFIFVGKKVLFKDGKCIDEFGSLGGSAATIIESIENVVQHVGISLEEAIRMCTIYPAKAIHVDDHLGSIKAGKIANLAVFDHHFKVLGTAVNGEFKWAN, from the coding sequence ATGAATCATTATGCGTTAACTAACAGTGTTATTTATACAGAAGATGACGTCCTTTACCAACACGCTGTTATTGTTAAAGATGATAAAATTGAAGCAATAGTACTTGAAAAAGACTTAGATTCTTCACTTCCAACTGTGGATTTAAAAGGAGCAAATCTTACTGCTGGATTTATTGATTTACAGCTAAATGGTTGTGGTGGCGTGATGTTTAATGAAGACATCAGTGTACGCACTCTTGAAATTATGCAAGAAACTAACTTGAAGTCAGGTACAACAAGTTATTTGCCTACTTTTATTACTTCACCAGATGAAGATATGAAACAAGCAATTCAAGTAATGCGTGATTATTTGGCGAAATATAAAAATCAAGCATTAGGATTACACTTAGAAGGACCTTACTTAAGCGTTAAGAAAAAAGGGGTACATCGCCCAGAGTTTATTCGTGAAGCAAGCGATGAGATGATCGATTATCTTTGCAAAAATGGCGATGTGATCACTAAATTAACCTTAGCCGCAGAAAATAAAACAGCAGATCATATTAGTAAATTTGTTGATGCAGGTATTATAGTTTCTATTGGACACACCAATGCGACTTATGAAGAAGCAATGCAACGCTTTAAAGAAGGTGCAAGTTTTGCAACGCATTTACATAATGCAATGTCACCAGTCAGCTCAGGACGTGATCCGGGTGTAGTCGGTGCGGTATTAGATAGTGACGTATATACAGGTATTATTGCTGATGGTCATCACATTGCATGGAGTAATATCCGCCTTGCGAAAAAAGTAAAAGGTGAAAAATTAGTGCTAGTGACTGATGCTGTTGCGCCAGCTGGGGCAAATATTGATTCCTTTATCTTTGTAGGTAAGAAAGTATTATTCAAAGATGGAAAATGTATTGATGAATTTGGTAGCTTAGGTGGATCCGCTGCAACAATCATTGAATCTATTGAAAATGTGGTTCAACATGTGGGAATCTCCCTTGAAGAAGCAATTCGTATGTGTACGATTTATCCTGCAAAAGCGATCCATGTTGACGATCATTTAGGATCCATTAAAGCAGGTAAGATCGCAAATTTAGCCGTGTTTGATCACCATTTCAAAGTGCTAGGCACAGCCGTTAATGGCGAATTTAAATGGGCTAACTAA
- the rplU gene encoding 50S ribosomal protein L21, with protein MYAVFQSGGKQHRVSEGQVVRLEKLEVATGEKVEFDSVLMVVNGEDVKIGTPVVAGGKVVAEVVSHGRGDKVKIVKFRRRKHSRKQQGHRQWFTEVKITGIQA; from the coding sequence ATGTACGCAGTTTTCCAAAGTGGCGGCAAACAACACCGAGTAAGCGAAGGTCAAGTTGTTCGTTTAGAGAAACTTGAAGTAGCGACTGGTGAGAAAGTTGAGTTTGACTCAGTGTTAATGGTCGTTAATGGTGAAGATGTTAAAATTGGTACCCCAGTTGTTGCTGGCGGTAAAGTAGTAGCAGAAGTTGTTTCTCACGGTCGTGGCGATAAAGTTAAGATTGTTAAGTTCCGTCGTCGTAAACACAGCCGTAAACAACAAGGTCATCGTCAGTGGTTCACAGAAGTGAAAATCACTGGGATTCAAGCATAA
- the rpmA gene encoding 50S ribosomal protein L27, with protein sequence MATKKAGGSTRNGRDSEAKRLGVKRFGGESVLAGSIIVRQRGTKFHAGTNVGMGRDHTLFATADGKVKFEVKGEKSRKYVSIIAE encoded by the coding sequence ATGGCAACTAAAAAAGCTGGTGGTTCAACTCGTAACGGTCGCGATTCTGAAGCTAAACGCCTTGGTGTTAAACGTTTCGGTGGCGAGTCTGTTTTAGCAGGTAGCATTATCGTTCGTCAACGTGGTACTAAATTCCACGCGGGTACAAATGTAGGAATGGGTAGAGATCATACTTTATTTGCAACTGCAGACGGTAAAGTAAAATTTGAAGTTAAAGGCGAAAAAAGCCGTAAATACGTAAGCATCATTGCTGAGTAA
- a CDS encoding DMT family transporter has translation MKQQPILGFFLALITVILWSTLPVVLQPLLTAMNAQTIVWFRFVTAAIGIFLILLFTKKLPKLTALTKNYRWLIILGIVGLSGNFYLFNFSLNYIPAAAGQVLSPLSSFSMILSGIFLFNERLGLHQKLGLVLLLIGLALFFNDRFGDFGEMNSYALGILLGLGASFIWVGYGIAQKLMLKEFSSQQILLFIYIGCAVVFTPFKEVEQVSNLTPFTWGCLIFCCLNTIIAYGCYAEALNRWEVAKVSMIMPQMPILTIIFTELAYLIDPEHFTEPDLNMLSYIGAGLVVLGALSAAAGHKIIYRRQMRRI, from the coding sequence ATGAAACAACAACCCATTCTTGGTTTTTTTCTTGCATTAATAACCGTAATTCTATGGAGTACGCTGCCTGTTGTATTGCAGCCTTTATTGACTGCAATGAATGCACAAACGATAGTGTGGTTCCGATTTGTGACAGCCGCGATTGGTATTTTCCTCATTTTACTTTTTACAAAAAAATTGCCTAAACTGACCGCTTTAACCAAGAATTATCGTTGGCTTATTATTTTAGGGATAGTTGGGCTTTCGGGAAATTTTTATTTATTTAACTTTTCGTTAAATTATATTCCCGCAGCGGCAGGTCAAGTATTAAGTCCACTTTCCTCTTTTTCAATGATCCTAAGTGGGATCTTTTTGTTTAATGAACGCTTAGGGTTACATCAAAAATTAGGATTAGTCCTACTACTTATTGGATTAGCACTATTCTTTAACGATCGCTTTGGTGATTTTGGTGAAATGAATAGCTATGCCCTTGGGATCTTGCTGGGTCTTGGAGCAAGCTTTATTTGGGTAGGTTATGGTATCGCTCAAAAATTGATGCTAAAAGAGTTTAGCTCACAACAAATTTTACTCTTTATTTATATTGGGTGTGCCGTCGTTTTCACCCCTTTTAAAGAGGTGGAGCAAGTGAGCAACCTTACGCCGTTTACATGGGGATGCTTAATTTTTTGTTGTTTAAATACCATCATTGCTTATGGATGTTACGCAGAAGCGTTAAATCGTTGGGAAGTAGCGAAAGTCAGTATGATAATGCCTCAAATGCCGATTTTAACGATTATTTTTACTGAGTTAGCGTATTTGATTGATCCTGAGCATTTTACTGAGCCAGATTTAAATATGTTGAGCTATATTGGTGCAGGGTTAGTTGTACTCGGTGCATTATCGGCTGCCGCAGGACACAAAATAATTTACCGTCGTCAGATGCGACGGATTTAA
- the cgtA gene encoding Obg family GTPase CgtA: MKFIDEALIRIEAGDGGNGCVSFRREKFIPKGGPDGGDGGDGGDVYLIADENLNTLIDYRFEKRFAAGRGENGRGSNCTGHRGKDITLRVPVGTRAIDNDTQEIIGDLTKHGMKMLVAKGGFHGLGNTRFKSSVNRAPRQKTNGTQGEKRDLMLELMLLADVGMLGLPNAGKSTFIRAVSAAKPKVADYPFTTLVPSLGVARAGSDRSFVIADIPGLIEGAADGAGLGIRFLKHLERCRVLIHLVDIMPIDESDPADNISIIESELYQYSEKLADKPQWLVFNKLDVIGEEEAEKRAAEIAEQIGWEGEYYIISAATGDNVQELLHNIMDFIEAHPRIEEEDKPVEEVEFKWDDYHQQAMKNPITEDDWDDLDDDGWTEEDDEGVEFIYRP; this comes from the coding sequence ATGAAATTTATAGATGAAGCTCTGATTCGAATTGAAGCAGGCGATGGTGGAAATGGATGTGTGAGTTTCCGCCGTGAAAAATTTATCCCAAAAGGCGGGCCTGATGGTGGTGATGGCGGTGATGGCGGTGATGTTTATTTAATCGCAGATGAAAACTTAAATACCTTAATTGACTACCGTTTCGAAAAACGTTTTGCGGCAGGTCGTGGGGAAAATGGACGTGGTTCAAATTGTACAGGGCATCGTGGCAAAGATATCACATTGCGTGTTCCTGTTGGAACAAGAGCAATAGATAACGATACGCAAGAGATTATCGGCGATTTAACCAAGCATGGCATGAAAATGCTCGTTGCAAAAGGCGGATTCCATGGTTTAGGCAATACGCGCTTTAAATCCTCAGTCAATCGCGCGCCACGTCAAAAAACAAATGGGACACAAGGTGAAAAACGTGATCTGATGTTAGAGCTTATGCTTTTAGCCGACGTTGGAATGTTGGGCTTACCAAATGCAGGAAAATCGACCTTCATTCGTGCTGTATCAGCAGCGAAGCCAAAAGTTGCTGATTATCCATTTACCACGTTAGTACCAAGCTTGGGTGTGGCTCGTGCAGGTTCTGATCGCAGTTTTGTGATTGCAGATATTCCAGGGCTAATCGAAGGTGCAGCAGATGGGGCTGGCTTAGGTATTCGTTTCTTAAAACATTTAGAGCGTTGCCGAGTATTGATTCATCTAGTCGATATTATGCCGATTGATGAAAGTGACCCAGCGGATAATATTTCAATTATTGAATCTGAACTTTATCAATACAGTGAAAAATTAGCAGATAAACCACAATGGCTTGTTTTCAACAAATTAGATGTGATTGGCGAAGAAGAGGCAGAAAAACGAGCTGCTGAAATTGCAGAGCAAATTGGCTGGGAAGGCGAATACTATATTATTTCTGCTGCTACGGGAGATAATGTTCAAGAGTTATTACACAATATTATGGACTTTATCGAAGCCCATCCACGTATTGAGGAAGAAGATAAACCAGTCGAAGAAGTCGAATTTAAGTGGGATGATTATCACCAACAAGCGATGAAAAATCCAATTACTGAAGACGATTGGGATGACCTTGATGACGATGGATGGACAGAAGAAGATGATGAAGGTGTTGAATTTATTTATCGACCTTAA
- a CDS encoding endonuclease/exonuclease/phosphatase family protein, with product MTNTLLTILYCLPVVATLLPLLPINHWTVRIFDFPRLQIAFLNLICLVLSYFFYVEPTWLSVILHLLNIGCFAYQLWEISAYTRLAKKQVIQYHGKQDERSISLLTTNVLTPNREAHKLLALIEKWQPDVVLTLESDKWWEEQLAPIEKSYTYTVKIPLDNLYGMHLYSRLPLRNTEVRHWVQEDIPSIYTEACLPSGEWIHFYCLHPMPPTPTESATSTNRDAELLLVGQEIKNNNKEVLVFGDLNDVAWSSTSRLFQRTSGLLDPRIGRGLFSTFHAKYPFLRWPLDHIFHSNDFMMREIRVLPEIGSDHFPVYGSFQFKPEAENIQDTPDVDKEDHKEAKERIDMADPEKKVIFEKY from the coding sequence ATGACAAACACTCTACTCACAATACTATACTGCTTACCCGTGGTAGCAACTTTGCTACCACTGTTGCCGATTAACCATTGGACAGTTCGGATCTTTGATTTTCCGCGTTTACAAATCGCATTTCTGAATCTGATCTGCTTGGTGCTTAGCTACTTCTTTTATGTTGAGCCAACATGGTTATCTGTCATACTGCACTTACTCAATATTGGCTGTTTTGCTTATCAGCTTTGGGAGATTTCTGCTTATACTCGCTTAGCGAAAAAGCAGGTAATTCAATATCATGGTAAGCAAGATGAACGCAGTATTTCACTATTGACGACCAATGTATTAACGCCTAATCGAGAAGCCCATAAATTGTTGGCATTAATTGAAAAATGGCAACCTGATGTGGTACTCACCCTAGAAAGTGATAAATGGTGGGAAGAGCAACTGGCTCCAATCGAAAAAAGCTATACTTATACGGTAAAAATTCCATTGGATAATTTATATGGAATGCATTTATATAGCCGCTTACCATTACGCAACACCGAAGTTCGCCATTGGGTGCAAGAAGATATTCCCTCCATCTATACGGAGGCTTGTTTACCTTCTGGTGAGTGGATTCATTTCTATTGTTTGCACCCCATGCCGCCAACCCCAACTGAAAGTGCTACTTCGACCAATCGAGATGCAGAATTGCTGTTAGTGGGGCAAGAGATCAAAAACAACAATAAAGAAGTGTTAGTTTTCGGCGATTTGAATGACGTGGCATGGTCATCTACTTCTCGTTTATTCCAACGGACTAGTGGATTGCTTGATCCTCGTATCGGACGTGGCTTATTCAGTACCTTCCATGCGAAATATCCTTTTTTACGTTGGCCACTGGATCATATTTTCCATAGTAACGATTTTATGATGCGTGAAATTCGAGTATTGCCTGAAATTGGTTCCGATCACTTCCCTGTTTATGGTAGTTTCCAATTCAAGCCTGAAGCTGAAAATATTCAAGATACGCCAGATGTTGATAAGGAAGATCACAAAGAGGCAAAAGAAAGAATTGATATGGCAGATCCTGAAAAGAAAGTGATTTTTGAGAAATATTAA
- a CDS encoding NACHT domain-containing protein has translation MNNVIPDEITSLIINKAIDSISYFRQAHKVKSIFSSYLNSRYEKLSIMKTLLYRNEPVKLSECYVRNSVTFIDNDRTENVFKDHNIKDFILKNKRVILSGTAGIGKSVFCKSIFLEMVNNANGIYPIFIELRELKNNASATLIEYICNEISYINEKISSSNLESLIKKGNILFILDGFDEIDFDIREKYTREILEISKKYSDIRILISSRPEEIFQSWEQFYVLNMNELSKKQAKELIKKLRYDENLKNKFIQEIDKKLYKTHKSFVGNPLLLTMMLMSFEEFAEIPRKIHLFYEQAFLTLFRKHDALKSSYYRKSRSGMDINDFRKVLAYFSINTHIKNEITIPKDKAKEILHKGLKSLGKENIKAGDVLQDIMSNLCLLHNDGINVTFSHRSFQEYFSALYLKELNNPEKIYKLIDKTILSNNSNIHRMLYDMNSEFLEKNWIIPKIKENKANIKINLNLSEKELKIFDIMTSFFIIETKSENKNINQTILFNYKITNISHYNHTDFYKDLWMFLFEKIEFTNEESQSIMLSETQIPKEIKKITKKIIETYNIINNSYDKLSSRVLHVKLESIKSRLDYNEYSLILNFIYKQLFINRINTLDKIKDYLEIKHKDKEDNIDELLDY, from the coding sequence ATGAATAATGTAATCCCTGATGAAATAACCTCACTTATAATAAATAAAGCTATTGACTCTATTTCTTATTTTCGTCAAGCACATAAAGTAAAATCTATTTTCAGTAGTTATCTAAACTCAAGATATGAAAAGCTTTCTATTATGAAAACATTACTTTATAGAAATGAGCCTGTTAAATTATCAGAATGTTATGTAAGAAACTCTGTAACATTTATAGATAATGATCGTACAGAAAATGTATTTAAAGATCATAATATAAAGGACTTCATATTAAAAAATAAAAGAGTAATATTATCTGGAACAGCTGGCATAGGGAAGTCTGTATTTTGCAAAAGCATATTTCTTGAAATGGTTAATAATGCAAATGGTATATATCCAATATTCATCGAACTAAGAGAATTAAAAAACAATGCATCTGCCACTCTTATAGAATACATATGCAATGAAATATCTTATATAAATGAAAAAATATCTAGTAGCAATTTAGAATCACTAATAAAAAAAGGAAATATATTATTTATTCTGGATGGGTTTGATGAAATAGACTTTGACATTAGAGAAAAGTATACTAGAGAAATACTAGAAATATCAAAAAAATATAGTGATATTAGAATATTAATTTCTAGTAGACCAGAAGAAATATTTCAATCATGGGAGCAATTCTATGTACTTAACATGAACGAATTAAGTAAAAAACAAGCAAAAGAACTAATTAAAAAATTAAGATATGATGAAAATTTAAAAAATAAATTTATACAAGAAATAGATAAAAAACTTTATAAAACACATAAAAGCTTTGTAGGAAATCCTTTACTATTAACTATGATGCTAATGTCATTTGAAGAATTTGCCGAAATACCACGAAAAATACATTTGTTTTATGAGCAGGCATTTCTAACATTATTTCGCAAACATGATGCGTTAAAAAGCTCATACTATAGAAAGTCAAGATCTGGCATGGATATTAATGATTTTAGAAAAGTATTAGCTTACTTTTCTATTAATACTCATATTAAAAATGAAATTACCATTCCCAAAGATAAAGCAAAAGAAATACTACATAAAGGACTTAAAAGTTTGGGAAAAGAAAATATAAAAGCGGGAGATGTATTACAAGATATAATGAGTAACTTATGCCTATTACATAATGATGGTATTAATGTTACTTTTTCTCATAGGTCATTTCAAGAATATTTTTCTGCTTTATACTTAAAAGAATTAAACAACCCTGAGAAAATATATAAGTTAATAGATAAAACTATATTATCTAATAATAGTAACATACATCGTATGCTTTATGACATGAACAGTGAATTTCTAGAGAAAAACTGGATAATACCTAAAATAAAAGAAAACAAAGCTAATATTAAAATAAATTTAAATCTATCCGAAAAGGAGTTAAAAATATTTGACATAATGACCTCCTTTTTCATAATAGAAACAAAAAGTGAAAATAAAAACATTAATCAAACCATACTATTTAACTATAAAATAACAAATATATCTCATTATAATCATACCGATTTTTACAAAGATTTATGGATGTTCCTATTTGAAAAAATAGAATTCACTAATGAAGAATCCCAATCCATTATGCTATCAGAAACCCAAATACCAAAAGAGATAAAAAAAATCACTAAAAAAATTATAGAAACATACAATATAATTAATAATAGTTATGACAAATTATCATCTAGAGTATTGCATGTCAAACTTGAATCTATAAAATCAAGACTAGACTATAATGAATATTCATTGATATTAAATTTTATTTACAAACAACTATTTATCAATAGAATAAATACTTTAGACAAGATAAAAGATTATTTAGAAATAAAACATAAAGATAAGGAAGATAATATAGATGAATTGCTAGATTATTAA